A part of Arthrobacter dokdonellae genomic DNA contains:
- a CDS encoding DUF721 domain-containing protein has product MAPDDASKSRGSDDATGRTSRLQAQASDHATEVDAAQAALNRMRTIAKSRGELRIPRSRLGAKPVPKAKRAAFLDSLDGGRDPQGLGRVVSRLVSDRGWTSPLAVGSVMAQWDTLVGADIAAHCQPESFEVTTLHVRCDSTSWATQLRLLSSSLLAKFDAELGAGVVTKILVLGPAAPSWRKGYRNVKGRGPRDTYG; this is encoded by the coding sequence ATGGCGCCTGACGACGCGTCCAAAAGCCGCGGCAGCGATGATGCCACCGGACGGACCAGCCGGCTGCAGGCCCAGGCGTCGGATCACGCCACCGAGGTGGATGCCGCCCAGGCCGCACTGAACCGGATGCGCACCATCGCCAAAAGCCGGGGTGAACTGCGCATACCGCGCAGCCGGCTGGGCGCAAAGCCGGTGCCGAAAGCCAAGCGCGCTGCATTCCTGGATTCCCTGGACGGCGGCCGGGACCCGCAGGGGCTGGGCAGGGTGGTCAGCCGGCTGGTGTCGGACCGCGGCTGGACTTCGCCGCTGGCCGTGGGATCGGTCATGGCCCAATGGGACACGCTCGTCGGCGCGGACATCGCGGCCCACTGCCAGCCGGAGAGTTTCGAAGTCACCACCCTTCACGTCCGCTGCGACTCCACCAGCTGGGCCACGCAGCTCAGGCTCCTGTCGTCGTCGCTCCTGGCCAAGTTTGACGCCGAACTCGGCGCCGGCGTCGTCACCAAGATCCTTGTCCTGGGACCGGCGGCCCCCAGCTGGCGCAAGGGCTACCGCAACGTCAAGGGACGCGGCCCCCGCGACACGTACGGATAG
- the gyrB gene encoding DNA topoisomerase (ATP-hydrolyzing) subunit B → MPCGGNPANYLKGSNAPVTENNPENPGTATNALVEDTAAAGPVEAQASPDNNKPHYDASDITVLEGLEAVRKRPGMYIGSTGLRGLHHLVYEVVDNSVDEALAGYCDHIEITLTADGGVRVVDNGRGIPVDIHPTEHKPTVEVVMTILHAGGKFGGSGYAVSGGLHGVGISVVNALSRRVETEIRRKGHVWRMSFADGGKPQGTLVKGEATTETGTTQTFYPDPEIFESVEFDFETLRARFQQMAFLNKGLQITLTDERVDEEAGDDPDLDAIPEGKDVATGRREVVYRYVDGLLDYVKYLNSSKKYEPVHEDVIAFETEDAARHMAVELALQWTTSFSESVHTYANTINTHEGGTHEEGFRAAMTSLINRYAREKSIIKEKDDNLTGDDIREGLTAVISVKLSEPQFEGQTKTKLGNSEVKGFVQRVVTDGLGDWLERNPGPSRDIIRKAIQASQARMAARKARENTRRKGLLESGGMPGKLKDCQSKDPALSEIYIVEGDSAGGSAVRGRNPTTQAILPLRGKILNVERARLDRALGNAEVQAMITAFGAGIGEDFDVDKARYHKIVLMADADVDGQHITTLLLTLLFRYMRPLIESGYVYLAQPPLYRIKWSNAPHDYVFSDKERDAALAAGAAAGRRIPKDNGIQRYKGLGEMDYSELWDTTMDPAHRTLLQVTMDDAAEADQTFSTLMGEDVESRRNFIQQNAKDVRFLDI, encoded by the coding sequence ATGCCTTGCGGCGGCAATCCAGCGAACTATCTAAAGGGGTCGAACGCGCCTGTGACTGAAAACAATCCGGAGAACCCGGGCACCGCAACGAATGCGCTCGTGGAAGACACCGCCGCTGCGGGTCCCGTTGAGGCCCAGGCGTCCCCGGACAACAACAAGCCCCATTACGATGCCAGCGACATTACGGTGCTCGAAGGACTGGAAGCCGTCCGCAAGCGCCCCGGCATGTACATCGGGTCCACGGGCCTGCGCGGGCTGCACCACCTGGTCTATGAAGTGGTGGACAACTCCGTCGACGAGGCGCTGGCAGGATACTGCGACCACATTGAAATTACGCTGACCGCCGACGGCGGCGTCCGCGTCGTCGACAACGGCCGCGGCATTCCCGTCGACATCCACCCCACCGAACACAAGCCCACTGTTGAAGTGGTCATGACCATCCTGCACGCCGGCGGCAAGTTTGGCGGCAGCGGCTATGCCGTGTCCGGCGGCCTGCACGGGGTGGGCATCTCCGTGGTGAACGCCCTCTCCCGCCGGGTGGAGACGGAAATTCGGCGCAAGGGCCACGTCTGGCGCATGAGCTTCGCGGACGGCGGGAAGCCGCAGGGCACGCTGGTGAAGGGTGAGGCCACCACCGAAACCGGAACCACGCAGACCTTCTATCCGGACCCCGAGATCTTTGAATCCGTCGAGTTTGACTTTGAAACCCTGCGCGCCCGCTTCCAACAGATGGCCTTCCTGAACAAGGGACTTCAGATCACGCTGACGGACGAGCGCGTTGACGAGGAAGCCGGCGACGACCCGGACCTGGACGCCATTCCCGAGGGCAAGGACGTTGCCACCGGCAGGCGTGAAGTCGTGTACAGGTACGTTGACGGACTGCTTGACTACGTCAAGTACCTGAACTCCTCAAAGAAGTACGAGCCCGTGCACGAGGACGTCATCGCCTTTGAAACGGAGGACGCGGCCCGCCACATGGCCGTTGAACTGGCCCTGCAATGGACCACCTCCTTTTCCGAAAGCGTCCACACCTACGCCAACACCATCAACACCCACGAAGGCGGAACACACGAGGAGGGCTTCCGTGCCGCCATGACCTCCTTGATCAACCGCTATGCGCGGGAAAAGAGCATCATCAAGGAAAAGGACGACAACCTCACGGGCGACGACATTCGTGAAGGCCTCACCGCCGTCATCTCCGTCAAGCTCTCCGAACCCCAGTTTGAGGGACAGACCAAGACGAAGCTTGGCAACTCCGAGGTCAAGGGATTTGTCCAGCGCGTGGTCACGGACGGGCTTGGCGACTGGCTCGAACGCAATCCAGGCCCGTCGCGCGACATCATCCGCAAGGCCATCCAGGCATCGCAGGCCCGAATGGCCGCGCGCAAGGCGCGCGAAAACACCCGCCGCAAGGGACTGTTGGAATCCGGCGGCATGCCCGGCAAGCTCAAGGACTGCCAGTCCAAGGATCCGGCGCTGTCCGAGATCTACATTGTGGAGGGCGACTCCGCCGGCGGCTCGGCGGTCCGCGGCCGGAACCCAACCACGCAGGCCATCCTGCCGCTGCGCGGAAAGATCCTCAACGTGGAGCGCGCACGCCTTGACCGGGCCTTGGGCAATGCCGAGGTCCAGGCCATGATCACGGCATTTGGCGCCGGCATCGGGGAGGACTTCGACGTCGACAAGGCCCGCTACCACAAGATTGTGCTGATGGCCGATGCCGATGTCGACGGCCAGCACATCACCACCCTGCTGCTGACCCTCCTTTTCCGTTACATGCGTCCCTTGATCGAAAGCGGTTACGTGTATCTGGCCCAGCCGCCGCTGTACCGGATCAAATGGTCAAACGCCCCGCACGACTACGTGTTCAGCGACAAGGAACGCGACGCGGCATTGGCGGCGGGCGCCGCAGCCGGACGCCGCATCCCCAAGGACAACGGCATCCAGCGTTACAAGGGCCTCGGCGAGATGGACTACTCGGAACTGTGGGACACCACCATGGATCCGGCCCACCGGACCCTGCTCCAGGTCACCATGGACGACGCCGCCGAGGCGGACCAGACGTTCTCCACCCTGATGGGCGAGGACGTGGAATCCCGGCGGAACTTCATTCAACAGAACGCCAAGGACGTCCGGTTCCTCGATATATAA
- the gyrA gene encoding DNA gyrase subunit A: protein MSDETPENPGMGSADGSSDVVLTGDVMHDKVEQIDLQDEMKRSYLDYAMAVIVGRALPDVRDGLKPVHRRVLYAMFDGGYRPERSFNKCARVVGEVMGQYHPHGDSAIYDALVRLIQDWTMRYPLALGQGNFGSPGNDGAAAPRYTETKMAPLAMEMVRDIDEETVDFQDNYDGKNQEPTILPSRFPNLLVNGSSGIAVGMATNIPPHNLREVADGVQWFLANPTVSREELLEALIARIKGPDFPTGAQILGRKGIEDAYRTGRGSITMRAVVNVEEIQGRTCLVVTELPYQANPDNLAIKIAELVKDGKIAGIADLRDETSGRTGQRLVVVLKRDAVAKVVLNNLYKHTQLQENFSANMLAIVDGVPRTLPLDAFIRHWVTHQMDVIIRRTRFRLRKAEEEAHIQRALLKALDALDEVIALIRRSSTSEEARDGLMALLEIDEIQAKAILDMQLRKLAALEHQKIQDRADVLETMITEFNRILADPEVQRGIVSDELADITARYGDERRTEIMMGYDPNMSMEDLIPEEEMVVTITRGGYVKRTRSDNYRTQHRGGKGVKGAQLRGDDVVEHFFVTTTHHWLLFFTNLGRVYRAKAYELAEAGRDAKGQHVANLLAFQPEEKIAQVMELRDYQQSPYLVLATRNGLVKKTRLEDYDTNRSAGVIAINLRDDDELVSAQLVSETDDLLLVSRKGQSIRFTATDDALRPMGRATSGVTGMKFRDRDELLAANVVTDESYVFIVTEGGYAKRTAVEEYRLQGRGGLGIKVAKLVEDRGDLVGALIVQEDDEVLVVMSGGKVVRSNVSEVPAKGRDTMGVIFAKPDKNDRIIEVARNSERGLDEDEDLEEGESEGVADGDSAGILEGTVDGGSVSEEAFEANAQTDEVPLSDHDASNGGTD from the coding sequence ATGAGTGACGAAACTCCCGAAAATCCCGGCATGGGAAGCGCCGACGGCTCCTCGGATGTTGTCCTGACGGGCGACGTCATGCACGACAAGGTTGAGCAGATCGACCTGCAGGATGAGATGAAGCGGTCCTACCTGGACTACGCCATGGCCGTCATCGTGGGCCGCGCCCTTCCGGACGTCCGGGACGGCCTCAAGCCGGTCCACCGCCGCGTGCTCTACGCCATGTTCGACGGCGGCTACCGTCCGGAGCGCTCGTTCAACAAGTGCGCCCGCGTGGTGGGCGAGGTCATGGGCCAGTACCACCCCCATGGCGACTCGGCCATCTACGATGCCCTGGTGCGCCTGATCCAGGACTGGACCATGCGCTACCCGCTGGCCCTGGGACAGGGAAACTTCGGCTCGCCAGGCAACGACGGCGCGGCGGCGCCCCGATACACGGAAACCAAGATGGCCCCGCTGGCCATGGAGATGGTCCGGGACATCGACGAGGAAACCGTCGACTTCCAGGACAACTACGACGGCAAGAACCAGGAGCCGACCATCCTGCCGTCGCGTTTCCCGAACCTGCTGGTCAACGGCTCCTCCGGCATCGCCGTGGGCATGGCCACCAACATCCCCCCGCACAACCTGCGCGAAGTGGCCGACGGCGTCCAGTGGTTCCTGGCCAATCCCACGGTCAGCCGCGAGGAACTCCTCGAGGCGTTGATCGCGCGGATCAAGGGCCCGGACTTCCCCACAGGCGCCCAGATCCTCGGGCGCAAGGGCATCGAGGACGCCTACCGCACGGGGCGCGGTTCCATCACGATGCGCGCCGTGGTCAATGTTGAGGAAATCCAGGGACGCACGTGCCTGGTCGTCACGGAGCTGCCCTACCAGGCCAACCCGGACAACCTGGCCATCAAGATCGCCGAACTGGTCAAGGACGGGAAGATCGCCGGCATTGCCGACCTCCGCGACGAGACATCCGGACGCACGGGCCAGCGCCTCGTCGTCGTGCTTAAACGCGACGCCGTAGCCAAAGTGGTGCTGAACAACCTCTACAAGCACACACAGCTGCAGGAAAACTTCAGCGCCAACATGCTCGCCATTGTTGACGGCGTGCCGCGCACGCTGCCGCTGGACGCATTCATCCGGCATTGGGTGACGCACCAGATGGACGTCATCATTCGCCGCACCCGGTTCCGCCTGCGCAAGGCGGAAGAGGAAGCACACATCCAGCGCGCGCTGCTGAAGGCCCTTGACGCGCTCGACGAGGTCATCGCGCTCATCCGCCGCTCCTCCACATCCGAGGAAGCGCGCGACGGACTGATGGCGCTTCTGGAGATTGACGAGATCCAGGCCAAGGCCATCCTGGACATGCAGCTGCGCAAGCTCGCGGCCCTGGAGCACCAGAAGATCCAGGACCGGGCCGATGTGCTGGAAACCATGATCACCGAGTTCAACAGGATCCTGGCCGACCCCGAAGTCCAGCGAGGCATCGTCAGCGACGAGCTGGCCGACATCACCGCACGCTACGGGGACGAGCGCCGCACGGAAATCATGATGGGCTACGACCCCAACATGAGCATGGAAGACCTCATCCCCGAAGAGGAGATGGTGGTCACCATCACCCGCGGCGGCTACGTCAAGCGCACGCGCAGCGACAACTACCGCACGCAACACCGCGGCGGCAAGGGCGTCAAGGGCGCCCAACTGCGCGGCGACGACGTCGTCGAGCACTTCTTTGTGACGACCACGCACCACTGGCTGCTCTTCTTCACCAACCTCGGCCGTGTGTACCGTGCCAAGGCGTACGAGCTCGCCGAGGCGGGCCGCGATGCCAAGGGCCAGCACGTGGCCAACCTGCTGGCGTTCCAGCCGGAGGAGAAGATCGCCCAGGTCATGGAGCTGAGGGACTACCAGCAGTCCCCGTACCTGGTGCTGGCCACCCGGAACGGGCTGGTCAAGAAGACCCGCCTGGAGGACTACGACACCAACCGTTCGGCGGGCGTCATCGCCATCAACCTGCGTGACGACGACGAACTGGTCTCGGCGCAGCTGGTCTCTGAAACGGATGACCTCCTGCTGGTTTCACGCAAGGGACAATCCATCAGGTTCACGGCCACCGACGACGCCCTGCGGCCCATGGGCCGGGCGACCTCCGGCGTCACGGGGATGAAGTTCCGCGACCGGGACGAGCTGCTGGCGGCCAACGTGGTCACGGACGAGTCCTACGTGTTCATTGTCACCGAGGGCGGCTATGCCAAGCGGACGGCCGTGGAGGAATACCGCCTTCAGGGCCGCGGCGGGCTGGGCATCAAGGTCGCCAAGCTTGTCGAGGACCGCGGCGATTTGGTCGGCGCCTTGATTGTGCAGGAAGACGACGAGGTCCTGGTGGTCATGAGCGGCGGCAAGGTGGTCCGCTCCAACGTCTCCGAGGTCCCTGCCAAGGGCCGGGACACCATGGGCGTCATCTTTGCCAAGCCGGACAAGAACGACAGGATCATCGAGGTGGCCCGCAACAGCGAACGCGGACTCGACGAGGACGAAGACCTGGAGGAAGGCGAATCAGAAGGGGTTGCGGACGGCGATTCAGCCGGTATTTTGGAAGGCACCGTGGACGGTGGTTCGGTTTCCGAGGAGGCTTTTGAAGCAAACGCCCAGACTGATGAAGTACCGTTAAGCGACCATGACGCATCAAATGGAGGTACCGATTGA
- a CDS encoding DUF3566 domain-containing protein, whose translation MSTNNPNQRPGTAPRVSAPARPAQRPGTGGAAKSAPTATKSAPVAAKRPAPARPPLVKPTPKAKARRARLLVSKVEPWSVLKMAFLLSVALGIITVVAAIVLWSVLDVIGLFDKVNSLMTDIQGSEGGTAFNLMKYASLGQVASYSTIIAVVNVVLLTALSMLSAVLYNISATLVGGIGVTLTDD comes from the coding sequence TTGAGCACGAATAACCCGAATCAGCGGCCAGGTACCGCCCCGAGGGTAAGTGCACCGGCCCGCCCTGCGCAGCGTCCCGGAACGGGCGGCGCCGCGAAATCAGCGCCCACGGCCACGAAGTCCGCACCTGTTGCCGCCAAGCGGCCGGCGCCTGCGCGGCCACCGCTGGTCAAGCCCACCCCCAAGGCCAAGGCCCGCAGGGCCCGCCTGCTGGTCAGCAAGGTCGAACCGTGGTCCGTCCTGAAAATGGCGTTTCTGCTCTCCGTGGCCCTGGGCATCATCACGGTGGTCGCGGCCATCGTGCTGTGGTCTGTCCTGGACGTGATTGGCCTCTTTGACAAGGTCAACTCCCTCATGACGGACATTCAGGGCTCTGAAGGCGGCACCGCGTTTAACCTGATGAAGTACGCTTCGCTCGGCCAGGTGGCTTCGTATTCAACGATCATTGCCGTTGTCAATGTGGTGCTTTTGACGGCACTGTCCATGCTGTCCGCGGTGCTTTACAACATCTCCGCCACACTGGTCGGCGGCATCGGCGTCACGCTGACCGACGACTGA
- a CDS encoding DLW-39 family protein produces the protein MIVAALGAAALLNKKWQHSKVAKATWSKATDTVN, from the coding sequence GTGATCGTGGCAGCTCTTGGCGCCGCAGCGTTGCTGAACAAGAAGTGGCAGCATTCCAAGGTTGCGAAAGCGACGTGGAGCAAGGCGACGGACACCGTCAACTAA